One window of Oncorhynchus kisutch isolate 150728-3 unplaced genomic scaffold, Okis_V2 Okis05a-Okis16b_hom, whole genome shotgun sequence genomic DNA carries:
- the LOC109878267 gene encoding glycerol kinase isoform X6: MNSRMAASSSRVMLGPLVAAIDQGTSSTRFLVFNAKTAELLSHHQVEINQSFPKEGWVEEDPKEILQSVYECMERTCEKLTQLNIDISNIKAIGVTNQRETTLVWDKETGEPLYNAIVWLDLRTQSTAERLINKTPGRNKNHLKHKTGLPISTYFSAVKLRWLMDNVDEVAEAVLTHRAMFGTVDSWLIWCLTGGKSGGVHCTDVTNASRTMLFNIHTLDWDPELCKYFDIPMEILPKVRSSSEIYGLMKICSSLKSGSLSGIPISGCLGDQSAALVGQMCFQEGQAKNTYGTGCFLLRNTGAKPVMSDHGLLTTVAYKLGRDKPACYALEGSVAIAGAVVRWLKDNLGIIQTSTELEKLAASVGTSYGCYFVPAFSGLYAPYWEPSARGIICGLTQFTNKSHLAFAALEAVCFQTREILDAMNQDSGIPLTQLQVDGGMTSNRLLMQLQADILCIPVVKPSMPETTALGAAMAAGAAEGVSVWSLRPEDLSEVTSEKFEPQINPEESEFRYARWKKAVQRAMNWETTEPISNGNGHK; encoded by the exons ATGAACAGTAGAATGGCTGCGTCTTCGAGCAGGGTAATGCTGGGGCCACTCGTTGCTGCCATTGACCAGGGTACGAGCTCGACGAGGTTCCTG GTGTTCAATGCTAAAACAGCTGAGCTCCTCAGTCACCACCAGGTTGAGATCAACCAGAGTTTCCCCAAGGAAGG GTGGGTGGAGGAGGATCCCAAAGAGATCCTGCAGTCTGTGTACGAGTGTATGGAGAGAACCTGTGAGAAACTCACCCAGCTCAATATTGACATCTCCAACATCaaag CCATTGGAGTGACCAATCAGAGAGAGACCACGTTGGTTTGGGACAAAGAGACAGGTGAACCCCTCTACAATGCTATCG TGTGGCTGGACCTGCGGACTCAGTCGACCGCGGAGCGTCTGATCAACAAGACACCTGGGAGAAACAAGAACCATTTGAAG CACAAGACTGGTCTCCCAATCAGTACGTACTTCAGTGCTGTGAAGCTTCGCTGGCTGATGGATAATGTGGACGAGGTCGCTGAGGCAGTCCTGACACACAGAGCCATGTTCGGCACCGTGGACTCCTGGCTCATCTGG TGTCTGACAGGGGGGAAGAGTGGGGGAGTCCACTGCACAGACGTGACCAACGCCAGCAGGACCATGCTGTTTAACATCCACACCCTGGACTGGGACCCAGAGCTTTGCAA GTATTTTGATATTCCAATGGAGATTCTCCCAAAAGTGAGGAGTTCCTCAGAAATCTATGGCTTAATG AAAATATGTTCTAGCCTG AAATCGGGCTCTCTTAGTGGCATACCCATCTCAGGG TGTCTTGGGGACCAATCGGCTGCTCTTGTTGGACAGATGTGCTTTCAGGAAGGGCAGGCCAAAAACAC ATATGGAACTGGCTGCTTTCTACTCAGAAACACTGGAGCCAAG CCTGTCATGTCGGACCATGGCCTACTAACCACGGTGGCCTACAAACTAGGTCGAGACAAACCTGCCTGCTACGCGCTAGAG GGCTCAGTGGCCATAGCGGGGGCTGTGGTTCGCTGGCTGAAGGACAACCTGGGGATCATTCAGACTTCCACAGAGCTGG AGAAACTGGCGGCTTCAGTGGGCACGTCGTACGGTTGTTACTTTGTCCCGGCGTTCTCTGGTCTGTATGCTCCCTACTGGGAGCCCAGTGCACGAGG GATAATCTGTGGTCTGACTCAGTTCACTAACAAGAGTCACCTGGCCTTCGCTGCATTGGAAGCTGTCTGTTTCCAGACTCGAGAGATCCTGGATGCGATGAACCAGGACAGTGGCATCCCTCTGACCCAGCTCCAGGTGGACGGGGGCATGACCTCCAACAGACTACTGATGCAGCTGCAAGCTGATATACTCTGCATCCCCGTTG TGAAGCCCTCCATGCCTGAGACCACTGCCCTGGGGGCGGCCATGGCTGCGGGGGCAGCAGAGGGGGTCAGTGTCTGGAGCCTGCGTCCTGAGGACCTCAGTGAGGTCACCTCTGAGAAGTTTGAGCCACAAATCAACCCTGAAG AGAGTGAGTTTCGATATGCTCGCTGGAAGAAGGCTGTACAGAGAGCCATGAACTGGGAAACCACTGAACCCATCTCTAATGGAAATG GCCACAAGTAG